From one Deltaproteobacteria bacterium CG2_30_66_27 genomic stretch:
- a CDS encoding 3-methyl-2-oxobutanoate dehydrogenase subunit VorB gives MSAPASPPSKRILTKGNEAICLGAVAAGCRHYYGYPITPQNDIPEYMAAHLPALGGTFLQAESEVATINFILGTSASGKRVMTSSSGPGISLMQEGLSYMAGSELPAVIVNISRSGPGLGGIAPSQGDYFQAVKGGGHGGYRLIVLAPHSVQEMYTLTMLAFDLADKYRTPAMILGDAIVGQMKEPFVASPYGPASILEKPWALTGCAGRERRNVKSLHLKDNAIEVHNWKLHEKYERIRKDEARAESYMLDGATIAIVAFGTAARVSKTAIQWARKEGIAAGMLRPITLFPFPGRQVFELARTVDVLLVIEMNTGQMVEDVRQSTPLHDRIAFLGKPCAMPTPEEILERIRQLAGRKS, from the coding sequence ATGAGCGCGCCGGCGTCGCCCCCGTCGAAGCGGATCCTCACCAAGGGGAACGAGGCGATCTGCCTCGGGGCCGTCGCGGCCGGGTGCCGTCACTATTACGGCTACCCGATCACCCCGCAGAACGACATCCCGGAATACATGGCCGCGCACCTCCCGGCCCTCGGCGGTACCTTCCTGCAGGCCGAGAGCGAAGTGGCGACGATCAACTTCATCCTCGGGACCTCCGCCTCGGGGAAGCGGGTGATGACGTCCTCCTCGGGCCCCGGGATCTCCCTCATGCAGGAGGGGCTCTCCTACATGGCGGGATCCGAACTACCCGCGGTGATCGTCAACATCTCCCGATCGGGTCCGGGCCTCGGGGGCATCGCCCCCTCCCAGGGGGACTACTTCCAGGCGGTCAAGGGAGGCGGCCACGGCGGGTACCGGCTGATCGTCCTGGCGCCGCACTCGGTCCAGGAGATGTACACCCTCACCATGCTCGCCTTCGACCTGGCGGACAAATATCGCACGCCCGCCATGATCCTCGGGGACGCGATCGTCGGCCAGATGAAGGAACCGTTCGTTGCGTCCCCGTATGGTCCGGCGTCGATCCTGGAGAAACCGTGGGCGCTGACCGGCTGCGCGGGCCGCGAGCGCCGGAACGTGAAGTCCCTTCACCTGAAAGACAACGCCATCGAGGTCCACAATTGGAAACTGCACGAAAAGTACGAGCGGATCCGCAAGGACGAGGCGCGGGCGGAGTCGTACATGCTCGACGGCGCGACGATCGCGATCGTGGCGTTCGGGACCGCGGCCCGCGTGAGCAAAACGGCGATCCAGTGGGCCCGCAAGGAGGGGATCGCCGCCGGGATGCTGCGTCCGATCACTCTCTTCCCGTTTCCCGGCCGGCAGGTGTTCGAGCTGGCGAGGACGGTCGACGTCCTGCTGGTCATCGAGATGAACACCGGGCAGATGGTGGAGGACGTCCGGCAATCCACGCCGCTTCACGACCGGATCGCGTTTCTCGGCAAGCCGTGCGCCATGCCCACCCCCGAGGAGATCCTCGAACGCATCCGCCAGCTGGCAGGGAGGAAATCATGA